The Acinetobacter pittii genome contains a region encoding:
- a CDS encoding DUF1624 domain-containing protein: MSIEKNIERLQSIDALRGLVILIMLLDHVRETFYLHKQVTDPMDVTATEPALFGSRLLAHICAPVFVLLTGISAFLFQSKKQDLQQTRAFLLKRGLFLIMLELTLVNFAWTATFPPEVIYLQVIWAIGISMVVLACCMSLPLPVIAGAGLVIVFGHNLLDSVHFSQGILQNIWFVLHERGWIEFAGIKLRTSYPVLPWIGVILLGYALGQFFSSKYSAKQRSRALLSLGLASIGLFVLLRLINVYGDQPWQHFESLQLSLMSFFNLTKYPPSLLFILLNVGIGLLVLVAFERMQQYSFLKPLVVFGSVPMFFYLLHLYVLKLLYVFVLSVWGANYGNYLSVNHVWMLWLIIIVLSFVLYPAVKWFSKFKHQNKHISILKYF, translated from the coding sequence CTTTCTATTTACATAAACAGGTTACCGATCCAATGGATGTGACCGCGACTGAACCCGCCTTATTTGGTAGTCGGTTATTGGCACATATCTGTGCTCCGGTTTTTGTACTTTTAACCGGTATTTCTGCATTTTTATTTCAATCAAAAAAACAGGACTTACAACAAACGCGTGCATTTCTATTAAAACGCGGCTTATTTTTAATTATGTTAGAGCTTACCCTTGTGAACTTTGCATGGACAGCAACTTTTCCGCCTGAAGTCATTTATTTACAAGTGATCTGGGCGATTGGTATTAGCATGGTAGTGCTAGCGTGCTGTATGAGTTTACCGTTACCAGTCATTGCGGGCGCAGGTTTGGTTATTGTTTTTGGGCACAACTTGTTAGATTCGGTGCACTTCTCACAAGGCATCCTACAGAATATATGGTTCGTTTTACATGAACGTGGCTGGATTGAATTTGCGGGTATTAAGCTTCGCACAAGCTATCCAGTTTTACCTTGGATTGGGGTGATTTTATTGGGCTATGCTTTAGGTCAGTTCTTTAGTTCAAAATATTCAGCAAAGCAAAGAAGCCGCGCTTTACTCAGCCTTGGTTTAGCAAGTATTGGGTTGTTTGTTTTACTGCGTTTGATCAACGTCTATGGCGACCAGCCGTGGCAACATTTTGAGTCATTACAACTGAGTCTTATGAGCTTTTTTAACCTCACCAAGTATCCGCCGTCTTTACTATTTATTTTGCTAAATGTTGGAATTGGCTTGCTTGTGCTCGTTGCTTTTGAACGTATGCAGCAATACTCATTTTTAAAACCATTGGTCGTGTTTGGTTCAGTGCCGATGTTCTTTTATTTATTGCACTTATATGTATTGAAACTCCTGTATGTGTTCGTACTCAGCGTGTGGGGAGCTAATTACGGAAACTATTTGTCGGTCAACCATGTGTGGATGCTATGGCTAATTATAATTGTACTGTCTTTTGTACTTTATCCAGCGGTTAAGTGGTTCTCGAAATTCAAACATCAAAACAAACATATTTCGATTTTAAAATATTTCTAA
- a CDS encoding Lrp/AsnC ligand binding domain-containing protein, whose amino-acid sequence MRPLDRIDRMILDILQREGRIAISELASRVNLSTTPCSERVKRLERDGIIMGYYARLNPAFVDRNLLVFLEIKLSAKSGDVFDQVARDLVEIPEVLECHLISGEFDYLVKARLKEMSAYRRLLGDLLKKLPASASSHSYVVMEEVKETLYLDVSK is encoded by the coding sequence ATGCGCCCCTTAGATCGTATAGATCGCATGATTCTGGACATTTTGCAGCGCGAAGGACGAATTGCGATTAGTGAATTGGCATCGAGAGTCAACCTGTCTACCACCCCCTGTTCAGAGCGTGTAAAGCGCCTTGAGCGCGATGGCATTATCATGGGTTATTACGCACGGCTAAACCCAGCCTTTGTGGACCGTAACTTGCTTGTCTTTTTAGAAATTAAGTTATCTGCCAAATCTGGCGATGTGTTTGATCAGGTAGCTAGAGATTTAGTCGAGATTCCTGAAGTGCTCGAATGTCACCTTATTTCTGGCGAATTTGACTACCTTGTAAAAGCTCGCTTAAAAGAAATGAGTGCATACCGCCGCTTATTAGGAGATCTATTAAAAAAGCTCCCCGCTTCGGCATCTTCACATAGTTATGTGGTCATGGAAGAAGTGAAAGAAACTTTATATTTAGATGTAAGCAAGTAA